In one window of Bos mutus isolate GX-2022 chromosome 13, NWIPB_WYAK_1.1, whole genome shotgun sequence DNA:
- the LOC138990486 gene encoding uncharacterized protein — translation MAAAGADGIAGRAGGRADGRGSGDAYIGAKAAAPGRRRHCSRAGAGPEARGTGRGERWPAPRTGASVRPRPGVSRREVRSLGDGGGAGVGARGHARVTHLLRRRGPWPRVSVNHWVRRWCRLGPAACVGKGSVQLGGLPGVLISRSVLLTKTPRSESGQKSNSRATRQITDRRETRPARQDPSNPGAPPPPRPPRRSGADITPSVLRGALRSGRKWEVKRRCTVFPAHPAPPRLHFQTGSLRPKGRWGLPTA, via the exons ATGGCTGCGGCCGGAGCTGACGGGATcgccgggcgggcgggcgggcgggcggacGGGCGAGGGAGCGGGGACGCCTATATCGGCGCTAAAGCCGCCGCA CCTGGGCGTCGTCGCCATTGCTCCCGGGCGGGCGCAGGCCCCGAAGCTCGGGGCACCGGGCGGGGCGAGCGCTGGCCTGCCCCCCGGACCGGCGCCTCGGTCCGCCCGAGACCGGGCGTCTCGCGCCGTGAGGTCCGCAGCTTGGGCgacgggggcggggcaggggtcgGCGCCCGAGGCCACGCCAGAGTGACTCATCTCCTCCGGCGGCGCGGCCCCTGGCCTCGAGTGTCTGTAAATCACTGGGTGAGACGGTGGTGCCGGCTGGGACCAGCAGCTTGCGTAGGGAAAGGGAGCGTCCAGCTTGGAGGTCTTCCTGGGGTCCTTATCTCCCGTTCTGTCCTTTTGACGAa AACACCCAGATCGGAGTCGGGACAGAAGAGTAACAGCCGTGCTACGAGGCAAATCACTGACCGACGCGAGACG AGGCCCGCCCGCCAGGACCCCTCCAACCCTGGGGCCCCTCCCCCGCCCAGGCCTCCTCGCCGCAGCGGTGCTGACATCACCCCCAGCGTCCTCCGGGGCGCCCTCCGGTCCGGCAGGAAGTGGGAGGTGAAGCGTCGGTGCACCGTCTTCCCTGCCCACCCCGCTCCGCCGCGACTCCACTTCCAGACCGGGTCTCTGCGCCCCAAGGGAAGGTGGGGGCTACCGACGGCCTAG